In Rhipicephalus microplus isolate Deutch F79 chromosome 7, USDA_Rmic, whole genome shotgun sequence, one genomic interval encodes:
- the LOC119172470 gene encoding uncharacterized protein LOC119172470 isoform X2, protein MCMDKYRQLAQGIIESNPTLHVAFSAILPRGQNRYRQGEEQLCDVCHLNDHYRNVNAALAQLCLERGFTILDSLVDSWPGFLSRDGVHPSRLGNKVLADFLHREACALSTHLERRHIQQSYKESKASAWSPVHCGLTLLSSRQEVG, encoded by the exons ATGTGCATGGACAAATATCGCCAGCTCGCTCAGGGAATCATCGAAAGCAATCCCACGTTGCATGTAGCTTTTTCTGCCATTCTTCCTCGGGGGCAGAATCGGTACCGCCAAGGGGAAGAACAGTTGTGTGATGTTTGTCATTTGAATGACCACTACAGGAATGTGAATGCCGCACTCGCACAGCTTTGCCTGGAGAGGGGCTTCACTATCCTGGATAGTCTTGTGGACAGCTGGCCTGGATTCCTGAGCAGGGATGGTGTCCACCCCAGCCGGCTTGGCAACAAGGTGCTGGCAGACTTCCTGCACCGTGAGGCCTGTGCCTTGTCCACCCATCTAGAGAGGAGACACATCCAACAGTCCTACAAGGAGTCCAAGGCATCTGCATGGA gtccagtacattgtggactcaccctgttgtcaagtcgtcaggaagttggatga
- the LOC119172470 gene encoding uncharacterized protein LOC119172470 isoform X1, translating to MCMDKYRQLAQGIIESNPTLHVAFSAILPRGQNRYRQGEEQLCDVCHLNDHYRNVNAALAQLCLERGFTILDSLVDSWPGFLSRDGVHPSRLGNKVLADFLHREACALSTHLERRHIQQSYKESKASAWSGWARQEHFSINLEVDFPALGPVHCGLTLLSSRQEVG from the exons ATGTGCATGGACAAATATCGCCAGCTCGCTCAGGGAATCATCGAAAGCAATCCCACGTTGCATGTAGCTTTTTCTGCCATTCTTCCTCGGGGGCAGAATCGGTACCGCCAAGGGGAAGAACAGTTGTGTGATGTTTGTCATTTGAATGACCACTACAGGAATGTGAATGCCGCACTCGCACAGCTTTGCCTGGAGAGGGGCTTCACTATCCTGGATAGTCTTGTGGACAGCTGGCCTGGATTCCTGAGCAGGGATGGTGTCCACCCCAGCCGGCTTGGCAACAAGGTGCTGGCAGACTTCCTGCACCGTGAGGCCTGTGCCTTGTCCACCCATCTAGAGAGGAGACACATCCAACAGTCCTACAAGGAGTCCAAGGCATCTGCATGGAGTGGGTGGGCTCGGCAGGAGCACTTTTCCATCAACTTGGAAGTCGATTTTCCAGCACTTG gtccagtacattgtggactcaccctgttgtcaagtcgtcaggaagttggatga